The following are encoded in a window of Syngnathus scovelli strain Florida chromosome 4, RoL_Ssco_1.2, whole genome shotgun sequence genomic DNA:
- the pcdh20 gene encoding protocadherin-20, which yields MVNRKLPGLGKRGGLWGFFILLLYTGPPSCFATFSQAKELIYRIKEGLPKGTFVGAIGVDLHLDFTVDPPYLFSVAQRRLSEQYVTLNNLTGEFFTSATEIDRETLCPHNPNKHGCFFSLDVFVLPQQYFQLIKVKVIIEDVNDNRPKFPVDEIVISIPENTAVNARYAVEQSAVDPDLGLHGVQTYWLVNDFGVFTLDVEENEGGELTPFVIVTDSLDRETRAEYVTDIIAEDGGTPPLLGAATLKILVLDVNDNCPRFIQSHLNVTLHGNSTKGTHLARPHAFDPDLGANAQISYAYSERVPRETRSLFHLDRTTGLIKLAGKIDTATATFYKLTVLANGPGCIPAVATVAVRLVKVQTGPPEVIPRYIAQEKDGVLTIRESEPVYSPIAFFTVKNLQDGQSVDCYLEGSGPFRIGPYQLAKDEYLLETTEPLDYETTRGYELMVVAENSQGLVIKTFLKVEILDENDNAPVFQQSFVEISVDENNAPNTYLTQLHATDQDSEARGEVTFLLGGDAPGIFVLDQVTGILSVTTSLDREEKETYRFIVRAVDRGIPRRESIATVVVTVQDRNDNSPRFINKDFTFFVPENFPGYGEIGVLSVTDADVGENGWVALSILNGSDIFLIDTGRGTLRAKVSLDREQQGTYQLWIEAVDGGQPALSSVTMVTVLLLDVNDNPPIVLFPQSNQSYMLVLPNTLPGTSITEVYAVDNDTGMNAVIAYSIIKRKGAEPGSFSIDPETGNITLERELSNRGLHSLLVKVSDHGQPEPLYSTVMVNLFVNETVSNESYIQSLLSRENDIEIEDKPWQIGQFQEVPERKDTFPCKAVLVALSVTCAGLFFSLVTMTACICCKRFQKQKTKSEVELPLKMKTDSMQVKNGKLRHVSNI from the coding sequence ATTTGGATTTTACAGTTGACCCCCCCTATTTATTCAGCGTGGCTCAAAGGAGGCTCAGTGAACAGTATGTGACACTTAATAATCTAACCGGGGAGTTTTTTACATCAGCGACAGAGATTGATAGGGAGACACTTTGCCCTCATAACCCAAACAAACACGGATGTTTCTTCTCCCTGGATGTGTTTGTGCTTCCTCAGCAATATTTTCAGCTCATCAAAGTGAAAGTCATCATCGAGGACGTCAACGACAACAGACCAAAGTTCCCCGTGGACGAGATCGTTATATCCATCCCGGAAAACACGGCGGTTAACGCTCGCTACGCGGTGGAGCAGTCCGCGGTTGACCCCGACTTGGGTCTTCACGGAGTGCAGACCTACTGGCTCGTGAATGACTTTGGTGTCTTCACGTTGGATGTGGAAGAAAACGAAGGAGGGGAGCTGACTCCCTTTGTCATCGTGACCGATTCGCTGGACCGTGAGACGCGAGCCGAATACGTCACGGATATCATCGCGGAAGATGGTGGGACCCCTCCTCTACTTGGTGCGGCCACTTTGAAAATTCTCGTCTTAGACGTGAATGATAACTGTCCCCGGTTTATCCAATCGCACCTCAATGTGACCCTGCACGGCAATTCCACCAAAGGAACGCATTTGGCTCGTCCGCATGCTTTTGACCCCGACCTCGGTGCAAATGCTCAGATCAGCTATGCTTATAGCGAGCGTGTGCCAAGAGAGACCAGAAGCTTGTTCCACTTGGACAGAACTACAGGGCTGATCAAACTTGCGGGGAAAATAGACACGGCTACAGCCACCTTTTACAAACTCACGGTTCTGGCCAACGGACCCGGTTGCATTCCCGCCGTTGCCACTGTTGCCGTTCGTTTGGTCAAAGTTCAAACGGGACCACCTGAAGTCATACCGAGATACATCGCACAGGAAAAAGACGGAGTGCTGACGATTAGGGAATCGGAGCCGGTTTATTCTCCGATTGCTTTTTTTACCGTCAAAAATCTACAAGACGGTCAAAGTGTAGACTGCTATTTGGAGGGTTCGGGTCCTTTTCGGATCGGACCGTATCAGCTGGCCAAAGACGAATACCTGCTCGAAACCACGGAGCCGCTGGACTATGAGACGACGCGGGGGTATGAGCTCATGGTAGTTGCTGAAAATAGTCAAGGGCTGGTCATCAAGACTTTCCTCAAGGTCGAGATTTTGGACGAGAATGACAACGCGCCGGTCTTTCAGCAGTCGTTTGTGGAAATATCGGTGGATGAGAACAATGCACCCAACACTTATCTCACGCAACTCCACGCCACAGACCAGGACAGCGAAGCCCGTGGGGAGGTCACCTTTCTCCTGGGAGGTGACGCCCCTGGCATCTTTGTTTTAGATCAGGTGACGGGTATCCTGAGCGTGACCACATCACTGGACCGTGAAGAGAAGGAAACATACCGCTTTATCGTGAGAGCGGTGgaccggggaatcccaaggagGGAGTCCATCGCCACCGTGGTGGTGACCGTGCAAGACCGCAATGACAACAGTCCGCGTTTCATCAATAAGGATTTCACTTTTTTCGTGCCTGAGAACTTCCCGGGTTACGGTGAAATCGGGGTGCTGTCGGTGACGGACGCCGACGTCGGGGAAAACGGCTGGGTGGCCCTTTCCATCCTCAACGGGAGTGACATCTTTTTGATAGACACCGGCCGAGGCACGCTAAGGGCCAAGGTCTCGCTCGACCGCGAGCAACAAGGTACATACCAGCTATGGATCGAAGCCGTCGACGGCGGGCAGCCGGCGCTCTCCTCCGTAACCATGGTGACCGTACTACTGTTGGACGTCAATGACAACCCACCCATTGTCCTCTTCCCTCAATCCAATCAGTCCTACATGTTGGTTCTGCCCAACACTCTGCCGGGAACGTCCATCACCGAGGTGTACGCCGTGGATAACGATACGGGAATGAATGCCGTGATCGCTTATAGTATCATTAAAAGAAAGGGAGCCGAGCCCGGCTCGTTTTCCATCGACCCGGAAACGGGAAATATCACTTTAGAGAGGGAACTCAGCAACCGGGGCCTCCATAGCCTCCTGGTAAAAGTCAGCGATCACGGTCAGCCCGAGCCACTTTACTCCACCGTCATGGTTAACTTATTTGTGAATGAAACCGTTAGCAACGAAAGCTACATCCAGAGTTTGCTGAGCAGAGAAAACGATATCGAAATAGAGGACAAACCTTGGCAGATCGGTCAATTCCAGGAGGTGCCTGAGAGGAAGGACACGTTTCCGTGTAAAGCCGTCCTCGTTGCCCTTTCGGTGACATGCGCCGGGCTGTTCTTCTCCCTCGTTACAATGACGGCTTGCATATGCTGTAAAAGATTTCAGAAGCAAAAGACAAAATCGGAAGTTGAGTTGCCTCTTAAAATGAAGACGGACTCCATGCAGGTCAAGAATGGGAAGTTGAGGCATGTCTCGAACATTTGA